The nucleotide window CGCTACTCCCCGGACTATAATGTCAAATTCATTACCTATGCGGTCTGGTGGATCCGGCAAGCCATTATGCAGGCCTTGGCTGCCGGTGGTGGGGCGGTGCGGCTGCCGCTTCGAAAGGCTCGCCTCGCCTCGCAACTTGACGACATCCGCGCCGATCTCTCCCAGCAGTTGCAGGCGACACCGACGGACGCTGAGGTCACGGAGGAGCTGGACCTGAGCGCAAGCGACCTGGAGGGGGCGTTGCACCGGGCGGGTCAGTTGGCGTTTCTGAGCGATGACATCGGTCTTGAACAACGGATCGGGATGGAGCTGTATGACGCGAAGCAGCTTCCCCCCGCCGATTACGAACTGATTCGCCGATCGCTCCGTGAAGAGGTGGAGCGGATGCTCGGCAGCCTCACCTCCCGAGAGCGGCTCATTGTGGAACTGCGCTTCGGTTTGGGGAGGGAAGAGGCGATGACCCTGAAAGAGGTGGGCAAGCGACTCAAGCTCTCGCGAGAGCGGGTTCGACAGATCGAGGAACGCGCCAAGGCGAAATTGCGCGTATGGGCCAAGTCCAGACACCTGAAAGACTATTTGAATTAAGCCGCTTGCCCTCCCGCATCGGTGTGCATGACAACACGGGCGGACAGCCGGTCGCCTGCTGATGATGGTCGAATCAGTAAGCCCTGATCTGTGGCCGGAGATCAGGGCTGTTGTTTTTGTTCTGTATAGCTCACGCCTCATGGCTCGGTCGTGAATAGCGAGATCGTGTGAGCTTCTCCATCATCACGTCATTGTTACGTTGCCGTGCCTTCGCGTGGCTCCAGAGACAGATCGGATCAGGAGGCGACGTGGCCGACTTACAACACGAAGATGAAAGTGCGCGGATAGCGCGATGGCGCATGATAGAGGAGCAGCTCCGAGCCCGGGATATCATCGATGAGCGGGTGCTTACTGCTATGGAGAGGGTTCCGCGTCATCTGTTCGTCGAGCCGACCCTGCAATATTATGCGTATGAAGACCGTCCGCTTTCCATCGGCGCCGGTCAAACGATCTCTCAGCCGTACATTGTTGCGCTCATGGTCCAACTCCTCCGGGTACTGCCGTCATATCGAGTCCTTGAGGTAGGGACCGGTTCGGGCTACCAGGCCGCGATCCTGGCCGAGTTGGCGGCCGAGGTCTATACCGTGGAGATCATCCCGTCGCTGGCCGAGAGCGCCGGCGCGCGACTCGAGGCGCTCGGATACCGGAATGTGCGTACCCGTCAGGGAGACGGGTACGAGGGCTGGCTGGAGGCCGCTCCCTTCGACGGGATTGTTGTCGCAGCCGGCGCTCCCGAGATCCCCCTTCCCCTGATCCAACAGCTATGCGAAGGGGGGCGAATCGCGATCCCGGTTGGGATTGCCGGGGCAACGCAAGATCTGATCCTCGGGGAGAAGCGTAGCGGAAAGTTGCAGATCCGTTCCATTGCGCCCGTCCTCTTCGTGCCGC belongs to Candidatus Methylomirabilota bacterium and includes:
- a CDS encoding RNA polymerase subunit sigma codes for the protein MSKGSFANFYKGVSDDALGAYLKRIAQVPLLKKEEELRLGRASQRGDEKALKQLVEANLRFVVKVALRYRGCGLSLPDLINEGNIGLLEAARRYSPDYNVKFITYAVWWIRQAIMQALAAGGGAVRLPLRKARLASQLDDIRADLSQQLQATPTDAEVTEELDLSASDLEGALHRAGQLAFLSDDIGLEQRIGMELYDAKQLPPADYELIRRSLREEVERMLGSLTSRERLIVELRFGLGREEAMTLKEVGKRLKLSRERVRQIEERAKAKLRVWAKSRHLKDYLN
- a CDS encoding protein-L-isoaspartate O-methyltransferase, which codes for MIEEQLRARDIIDERVLTAMERVPRHLFVEPTLQYYAYEDRPLSIGAGQTISQPYIVALMVQLLRVLPSYRVLEVGTGSGYQAAILAELAAEVYTVEIIPSLAESAGARLEALGYRNVRTRQGDGYEGWLEAAPFDGIVVAAGAPEIPLPLIQQLCEGGRIAIPVGIAGATQDLILGEKRSGKLQIRSIAPVLFVPLTGKGGADSWRKADW